The Cyclobacteriaceae bacterium genome includes a region encoding these proteins:
- a CDS encoding quinone-dependent dihydroorotate dehydrogenase: MYKFLLRPILFLFNPEGIHHFTFGMLRIFSPIVKLVRSAFVLEHPSLEREVLGLKFKNPVGLAAGFDKNALLIDELACFGFGFIEIGTLTPKAQPGNPKPRLFRLPKDHGLINRMGFNNDGVDAAVQRLKKKKSDVLVGGNIGKNKITPNEQAFEDYKICFEALYPHVDYFVVNVSSPNTPGLRDLQEKEPLKKLLLEVRALNLAKQKPRPVFLKIAPDLTQGQLDDVIQILKETDTKGVIATNTTISREDLISNKSELDVIGAGGLSGKPLRERATEVIKYLREGLGKEFAIIGVGGIMDSADAIEKIKAGADLVQVYTGFIYEGPALAKRINREVVRHFS, from the coding sequence ATGTATAAATTTCTTCTCCGCCCTATACTCTTTCTCTTTAATCCGGAGGGAATTCATCATTTTACTTTTGGAATGCTAAGAATCTTTTCACCTATAGTAAAATTGGTGAGAAGTGCTTTTGTATTGGAACATCCCTCGCTTGAGCGGGAAGTGTTGGGTTTGAAATTTAAAAATCCAGTTGGTCTGGCGGCAGGGTTTGATAAGAATGCTCTTCTTATTGATGAACTGGCATGCTTTGGTTTTGGTTTTATTGAGATCGGAACATTGACACCAAAAGCGCAGCCTGGAAATCCAAAGCCCCGGCTTTTCAGATTGCCAAAGGATCACGGTCTCATCAACAGAATGGGTTTTAATAATGATGGTGTGGACGCTGCTGTTCAGAGATTGAAAAAGAAAAAATCGGATGTATTGGTAGGTGGAAATATTGGCAAGAATAAAATCACACCGAATGAGCAAGCCTTTGAGGATTATAAAATTTGTTTTGAAGCACTCTATCCTCATGTAGACTATTTTGTTGTGAACGTGAGTTCTCCCAATACTCCTGGATTACGTGATCTGCAGGAAAAAGAACCACTGAAAAAGTTATTGCTGGAAGTGAGGGCATTGAATCTTGCAAAGCAAAAGCCCAGGCCTGTTTTCTTAAAGATTGCACCAGACCTTACACAAGGTCAGTTGGATGATGTGATACAAATATTAAAAGAGACGGATACAAAAGGAGTGATTGCAACCAATACGACTATTTCACGGGAGGATCTAATTTCAAATAAGTCTGAACTTGATGTAATTGGGGCAGGAGGTTTAAGCGGTAAGCCTTTAAGAGAGCGGGCTACTGAGGTAATAAAGTATCTCAGAGAAGGACTTGGAAAGGAGTTTGCAATTATCGGAGTAGGCGGGATTATGGATTCAGCAGATGCAATTGAAAAAATAAAAGCAGGAGCAGACCTGGTGCAAGTATACACCGGATTTATTTATGAAGGCCCGGCATTGGCAAAGAGAATCAATCGGGAGGTTGTGAGACATTTCAGTTAA
- a CDS encoding DUF4136 domain-containing protein has product MTRILFFLLFISFCSTGQDIKAEYDKNRDLSRYKTFSMGESEIITPKDQIQPNEVPLQKIVTEAIEEELKEKGMIKVDSAGDLIVTFVAGSEQRTDLERLGPLGTTPGNSNQTWSRDFTVESLIIDLNDKNNTLVWRVNASVNAGSQDIKSLVDEIVAAGFKKFSLKPKKKKK; this is encoded by the coding sequence ATGACACGCATTCTTTTTTTCCTTCTCTTTATCAGTTTCTGTTCAACCGGCCAGGATATTAAGGCTGAGTATGACAAGAACAGGGACCTTTCACGCTACAAGACTTTTAGCATGGGAGAAAGTGAGATTATCACTCCGAAAGATCAGATCCAACCGAATGAAGTACCTCTTCAGAAAATCGTCACGGAGGCAATTGAAGAAGAGCTTAAGGAAAAAGGTATGATAAAAGTTGATTCAGCGGGTGACTTGATTGTAACTTTTGTTGCAGGCTCTGAGCAACGTACCGACCTTGAAAGATTGGGACCTCTTGGAACAACTCCCGGAAATTCAAATCAAACGTGGTCCAGAGATTTTACGGTCGAAAGCCTGATCATTGATCTTAATGACAAGAACAACACCCTTGTATGGCGGGTCAATGCTTCCGTCAATGCTGGTTCACAGGATATAAAAAGTCTTGTTGATGAGATTGTGGCAGCAGGCTTTAAAAAATTCTCACTCAAGCCTAAGAAAAAGAAGAAATAG
- the xerD gene encoding site-specific tyrosine recombinase XerD: protein MAENSWGLYGKEFTNYLKLERSLSANSIEAYVHDVTLLAQFVEVSKLDLSPKSLTTKHVQGFLKYINELGMSPHSQARILSGIKAFYKYLLSEELVDKDPTALIEGPRLGRKLPDTLDYNEIEKLLEAIDVSSPEGGRNRAMLEVLYSSGLRVSELVELKRANVYFDLGFLRVVGKGNKERLVPIGRDAMKYLTIYLEEIRVHVPVQKGFEGYVFLNRRGKKISRVSIFLIIKALAAKIGLHKTISPHTFRHSFATHLIEGGADLRAVQEMLGHESITTTEIYTHLDRDYLKQVIREFHPRS, encoded by the coding sequence ATGGCGGAAAATTCGTGGGGGCTTTATGGGAAGGAATTTACCAACTATTTGAAACTGGAGCGATCCCTTTCGGCAAATTCAATTGAAGCGTATGTGCATGATGTGACGCTTTTGGCGCAGTTTGTAGAAGTTTCAAAGCTCGATCTCTCACCCAAGTCGCTTACCACTAAGCATGTTCAGGGCTTTCTCAAGTATATAAATGAGTTGGGGATGAGTCCTCATAGTCAGGCACGCATTCTTTCCGGCATTAAGGCATTTTATAAGTATCTTCTGTCAGAGGAATTGGTTGATAAAGACCCGACAGCCCTGATTGAGGGCCCACGACTTGGGCGGAAGCTTCCTGATACTCTGGATTACAACGAAATTGAAAAGCTTCTGGAAGCTATTGATGTTTCCTCTCCGGAAGGAGGCAGGAATCGCGCAATGCTGGAAGTGTTATATAGCTCCGGTCTGCGCGTTTCTGAATTGGTAGAACTGAAGCGCGCCAATGTTTATTTTGATTTGGGATTTTTAAGGGTCGTGGGAAAAGGAAATAAGGAACGTCTGGTGCCCATCGGCAGGGATGCGATGAAGTATCTGACCATTTATCTGGAAGAAATCCGTGTTCATGTTCCCGTCCAAAAAGGTTTTGAAGGCTACGTTTTTCTCAATCGACGAGGAAAAAAAATCTCCCGGGTATCCATTTTTCTTATTATCAAGGCTCTTGCGGCGAAAATTGGTCTGCATAAAACGATCAGTCCTCACACATTCCGGCATTCTTTCGCCACGCACCTGATTGAGGGTGGGGCAGATCTGAGAGCCGTTCAGGAGATGTTGGGTCATGAATCCATCACAACCACTGAAATCTATACTCACCTTGACCGCGATTACCTCAAGCAGGTCATTCGAGAATTTCATCCCAGAAGCTGA
- the aroQ gene encoding type II 3-dehydroquinate dehydratase, which translates to MRIQIINGPNLNLLGKREPEIYGGQSFENFFQTLVTSFPTLELHYYQSNVEGELINKLHEVGFTFDGIILNAGAYTHTSIALHDAIGAIATPVVEVHISNVYAREEFRHTSLITSKCAGLMTGFGLQGYALALIYLANRNP; encoded by the coding sequence ATGCGCATTCAAATTATCAACGGTCCTAATCTCAATTTGCTTGGAAAGCGTGAACCGGAAATTTATGGTGGTCAGTCGTTTGAAAATTTCTTTCAAACTCTGGTAACAAGCTTCCCGACTTTGGAATTGCACTATTATCAATCCAATGTTGAAGGTGAATTGATAAACAAGCTCCATGAGGTTGGTTTTACTTTTGACGGAATCATTCTGAATGCTGGCGCATACACTCATACTTCTATTGCCTTGCACGATGCTATTGGCGCCATTGCAACACCCGTAGTTGAAGTTCATATTTCAAATGTGTATGCACGTGAAGAATTCCGTCATACAAGCTTGATCACCTCCAAATGCGCAGGGCTCATGACCGGCTTCGGTCTTCAGGGATACGCATTGGCACTTATCTATCTCGCCAATCGCAATCCTTAA
- a CDS encoding alanine--glyoxylate aminotransferase family protein has protein sequence MISFYPGPSRVHDEISEWTKSAQKKGILSMNHRSPEFIELSKKTISLLKKKLSVPKDYTVFFITSATECWEIIAQSLIQSKSIHIYNGAFGEKWYTYTQRLKPESQSIPFDVEASPDLKDLVFTDGDLIGLTQNETSNGTQISNKIIFQVKKNNPDHLIAVDATSSMAGITLDIPSADIWFASVQKCFGLPAGLAVMLCSPRAIERMSDIKERNHYNSLSLMKEMMDKWQTPYTPNVLGIYLLYRAVKKMNRIENIDLVITKRQKDWIKYFKSSKKLNLLIKNYEVRSKTVVTIAGEPMHIDIIKIAAKKRGLLLGEGYGELKNSTFRIANFPAIKPKEIKKLRKFLKAYC, from the coding sequence ATGATTTCCTTCTACCCTGGTCCTTCCCGCGTTCATGATGAAATTTCAGAGTGGACAAAATCTGCCCAGAAAAAAGGAATTTTAAGCATGAATCACCGGAGCCCGGAATTCATTGAGCTTTCAAAAAAAACAATTAGCCTCCTTAAAAAAAAACTTTCTGTTCCGAAAGATTATACGGTGTTCTTCATAACCTCAGCAACAGAGTGCTGGGAGATCATAGCGCAGTCCCTGATCCAAAGCAAGAGCATTCATATTTATAATGGTGCGTTCGGTGAGAAATGGTATACTTATACTCAGAGATTAAAGCCGGAATCTCAATCCATTCCATTCGATGTTGAAGCCTCACCCGATTTGAAAGATCTAGTCTTTACCGATGGTGATCTTATTGGCTTAACACAAAATGAAACATCCAATGGAACACAGATCAGTAACAAGATTATTTTTCAGGTAAAAAAAAATAATCCCGATCATTTGATTGCCGTGGATGCCACTTCGTCCATGGCAGGAATTACACTTGATATCCCTTCTGCAGACATTTGGTTTGCTTCTGTTCAGAAATGCTTTGGACTCCCCGCCGGGCTCGCAGTGATGTTATGCTCTCCGCGTGCTATTGAGCGAATGTCGGACATTAAAGAAAGAAATCATTACAACAGTCTTTCGCTCATGAAAGAAATGATGGATAAATGGCAAACACCGTATACTCCAAATGTTCTTGGCATCTATCTTCTTTACCGTGCAGTTAAGAAAATGAATCGTATCGAGAACATCGATTTAGTCATCACTAAAAGACAAAAAGATTGGATTAAGTATTTTAAAAGCTCAAAGAAACTTAACCTTCTTATTAAGAATTATGAAGTACGGTCAAAAACTGTAGTTACCATCGCCGGCGAGCCAATGCATATTGACATCATAAAAATTGCCGCAAAAAAGAGAGGCTTGCTACTTGGAGAAGGGTATGGGGAATTAAAAAACAGTACTTTCAGGATCGCCAATTTCCCTGCGATTAAACCGAAAGAAATCAAAAAGCTTAGAAAATTCCTTAAAGCATATTGTTAA
- a CDS encoding DUF2309 domain-containing protein, translating to MKSNDPIGFNEHEVLHELRHYLPEQSALKDFIHQNTLNAFQKMKFHDAVRTASEMFGYKVSLSLDEFRSLYKSGKIREDIMDKAIVDRKGSANLSEWKERVINRKYDTSASSRIGSLRSHWKKEYHMDMDSLVHPILFRILCGYLDQGISIWTFPVKEKSLLASIREMERNTFASLFRKSRARDLLLKSSCEIADLLKILVGDESLYKQYLFDQQFSHQGWSGIAQAIEMLPEMLLDRKKITIHDVIVFELLLEIDALDYHSGKNWRPLANVMKGSAEDLFAPVPATELSEVYALWQIAFDWSLYDDVLEGIVEEMKVQKPLEDPAKTFQALFCIDDRECSFRRYIEKLDPDCATYGTPGFFTVEFFFQPEDGKFYTKLCPAPVTPKYLIKEVGSKSKRQKDLYFNKHSHSFYSGWLISQTLGFWSAVKLFINIFRPSLSPATAYSFRHMDKFSSLTIENKSLDDRENNLQIGFTVEEMANRAEALLKSIGLVKNFAPLVYLIGHGSSSVNNPHYAAYDCGACSGRAGSVNSRTMCFMANHPKVREILKSRGIEIPETTQFVGGLHDTSRDEIMFFDENSLTPQNLQNHNKNEVVFYNALDLNSKERARRFELIDSHQKPEVIHEEVKLRSVSLFEPRPELNHATNALCVVGRRQLTKNLFLDRRAFLNSYDYSIDPEGTILLGIMRPIGPVCGGINLEYFFSRVDNQKLGAGTKLPHNVMGLFGVANGIDGDLRPGLPSQMIEVHDPVRLMVIVEHFPEIVLKTIQKQPEVYEWYINEWINIVAVNPETRELFVFKEGEFIPYHPLRNKIEVVSDVNSYIEGEQENLPVLVLS from the coding sequence ATGAAATCTAACGACCCAATTGGTTTTAATGAACATGAAGTTCTTCATGAGTTAAGACATTATTTACCCGAGCAATCTGCCCTTAAGGACTTTATTCATCAGAATACTCTCAACGCTTTTCAGAAAATGAAATTTCATGATGCTGTGCGCACAGCATCTGAGATGTTTGGTTATAAAGTTTCCCTTTCACTTGATGAATTCAGATCTCTTTATAAATCCGGAAAGATCCGCGAGGATATTATGGATAAAGCTATTGTAGACCGCAAAGGGTCTGCAAATCTTAGCGAGTGGAAAGAGAGGGTTATAAATAGAAAGTATGATACTTCTGCATCTTCCAGAATTGGATCGTTGCGATCACATTGGAAGAAAGAGTATCACATGGATATGGATTCCCTGGTGCATCCTATCCTTTTCAGAATACTGTGCGGATATCTTGATCAGGGAATTTCAATCTGGACATTTCCGGTAAAAGAAAAAAGTCTTCTTGCCTCCATTCGTGAAATGGAGCGCAATACATTTGCGAGTCTCTTTAGAAAAAGCAGAGCCCGTGACCTTCTTTTGAAAAGCAGTTGTGAGATTGCTGATCTTTTGAAGATCCTGGTAGGAGACGAGTCTCTGTACAAGCAATACCTTTTTGATCAACAGTTTTCACATCAGGGATGGTCGGGCATCGCTCAGGCCATTGAGATGCTTCCTGAAATGCTGCTTGATAGAAAAAAGATTACTATACATGATGTAATTGTTTTTGAATTATTGCTGGAGATCGACGCATTGGATTATCACAGTGGTAAAAACTGGAGGCCCCTTGCAAATGTGATGAAGGGATCAGCGGAAGATCTTTTTGCCCCTGTACCAGCAACAGAACTAAGTGAAGTGTATGCTCTCTGGCAAATTGCTTTTGATTGGAGTCTTTATGATGATGTTCTTGAAGGCATCGTGGAAGAGATGAAAGTGCAGAAACCTTTGGAAGATCCGGCAAAGACATTTCAGGCATTGTTTTGTATTGATGACAGGGAATGTTCTTTCCGTCGATATATTGAGAAGCTTGATCCGGATTGTGCCACATATGGTACTCCGGGATTTTTTACTGTCGAATTTTTCTTTCAGCCTGAAGATGGTAAGTTTTATACTAAGCTTTGTCCTGCTCCAGTAACTCCGAAGTATCTGATCAAAGAAGTTGGATCAAAGAGCAAACGTCAGAAAGATCTTTACTTTAATAAGCACTCACATTCGTTTTACAGTGGATGGTTGATCTCGCAAACTCTTGGTTTTTGGTCGGCTGTAAAACTGTTTATTAATATCTTCCGCCCGTCACTAAGTCCTGCAACAGCATATTCATTCCGTCATATGGACAAGTTCTCATCTCTTACCATTGAGAATAAGAGTTTGGACGATCGGGAAAATAATCTTCAAATAGGATTTACTGTGGAGGAAATGGCAAACCGTGCTGAAGCTTTATTGAAGAGCATTGGTCTTGTTAAGAATTTTGCTCCATTGGTTTATTTGATTGGTCACGGATCCAGTAGTGTAAATAATCCTCATTATGCTGCGTATGATTGCGGGGCATGTTCTGGAAGAGCTGGTTCTGTGAATTCAAGGACGATGTGCTTTATGGCCAATCATCCCAAGGTGAGAGAGATTCTTAAATCAAGGGGCATTGAAATACCAGAGACAACACAGTTTGTGGGTGGACTTCATGATACATCCCGGGATGAGATCATGTTCTTTGATGAAAATTCACTAACACCGCAAAATCTCCAGAATCATAATAAGAATGAAGTTGTTTTCTATAATGCGTTGGATCTGAATTCAAAGGAACGCGCCAGAAGATTTGAATTGATTGATTCACATCAAAAACCGGAAGTGATTCATGAGGAGGTAAAGCTCAGATCTGTTTCACTATTCGAACCGCGTCCTGAGCTAAATCATGCTACCAATGCATTGTGTGTTGTTGGAAGAAGACAGTTGACAAAGAACCTTTTCCTTGACAGAAGAGCGTTTCTGAACTCCTACGATTACTCAATTGATCCGGAAGGAACCATCCTTCTTGGAATCATGAGACCGATCGGTCCGGTTTGCGGAGGAATTAATCTGGAATATTTCTTTTCGCGTGTTGATAATCAGAAACTTGGTGCAGGAACGAAACTTCCTCATAATGTAATGGGACTTTTTGGGGTAGCAAATGGAATAGACGGTGATTTGAGACCTGGTCTTCCAAGTCAGATGATTGAGGTCCATGATCCAGTACGCCTGATGGTGATCGTTGAGCATTTTCCGGAGATTGTTTTAAAGACAATCCAGAAACAGCCTGAAGTTTATGAATGGTACATAAACGAGTGGATCAATATTGTTGCTGTGAATCCTGAGACGCGCGAATTATTTGTCTTTAAAGAGGGGGAGTTTATTCCATATCATCCTCTGAGAAACAAAATTGAAGTCGTGAGCGACGTCAATTCGTATATCGAAGGGGAACAAGAGAATCTTCCTGTACTTGTATTATCATAA
- a CDS encoding SulP family inorganic anion transporter, protein MKTLEIPKDGLEGLKQNFTADSLSGFLVFLLALPLSLGIAKASGFPAAMGVLTAMIGGIVVSIFQGGRLTIKGPAAGLITVCAGAVTDLGGLGMDNVSAVNLACGAIVVMSVIQFVFGMLKFGSFSDFFPHSAVHGMLAAIGVLIFAKQFPILLGVPGDLVKGLTPIQLYTHIPIFIANATPQIAMIGLLSLVIIFGLPMLGGFFKKIPAPMIVLLIMIPLAAFLDFKTNHAAALVTIGDFWGNVKFNASFAAIGTGVFWKYVLMFLFVNSLESLLTVKAIDGLDPYKRQSDYNKDLRALSLGNGISGLLGGLPMISEVARSSANVNYGGKTRWANFFHGLFLLVSMIVLIPLIEMIPTAALAAMLIAVAYRLASPKEFIGTYKVGPEQFVIFVVTIIVTVGEDLLLGVGAGILTKFLFHIINGAPIKALFKADYSVTESENSYLINVKGVATFSNFLGFKKLWSTLKPGKNIIFNFEQAKLVDHSFMDQLHHFEDSYHLTGGHVSLTNLDHLNALSSHPLAARKVMKEAADKIEIRLSPRQIALRKFANANEYDFNSQHVRVASKYKDFPIQAGNKIRFEENVLSKYADFGKVEIADMTLIQGAGQAGSETHVTVVHISETDLPIPDFALEPESFGTKFSELMGGKDIDFAEFPEFSSKYYLRGEPESGVRSFFSESVVRFLENREEIHIECHKHRLLIYKKLDLLDTHEIDFLEKYAEEFVQVIKQRLEQPVAL, encoded by the coding sequence ATGAAAACACTCGAAATTCCTAAAGACGGGCTTGAAGGCCTCAAACAAAACTTTACAGCTGACTCCCTTTCAGGCTTTTTAGTATTTCTGCTGGCGCTCCCTTTAAGTTTAGGTATTGCCAAAGCCAGCGGTTTTCCTGCAGCGATGGGTGTGCTTACTGCAATGATCGGTGGGATCGTTGTCAGCATTTTTCAAGGTGGAAGACTAACCATCAAAGGACCTGCTGCCGGATTGATCACAGTCTGCGCAGGCGCTGTAACAGATCTGGGTGGCCTCGGGATGGACAATGTAAGCGCGGTGAATCTTGCCTGCGGTGCAATTGTAGTGATGTCTGTTATTCAATTCGTATTTGGTATGCTGAAGTTTGGCTCTTTCAGCGATTTCTTTCCTCACTCTGCAGTTCATGGAATGTTGGCAGCGATCGGCGTTCTGATCTTCGCAAAACAATTCCCAATTCTTCTGGGTGTTCCTGGCGATCTCGTTAAGGGACTTACCCCTATTCAACTTTACACCCATATTCCAATCTTCATTGCCAATGCGACTCCTCAAATCGCAATGATAGGTCTTCTGAGTCTTGTGATCATTTTTGGTCTCCCAATGCTGGGTGGATTCTTCAAAAAAATTCCTGCACCAATGATCGTTCTGCTCATTATGATCCCTTTGGCTGCATTTCTTGATTTCAAAACAAATCATGCAGCAGCTCTTGTGACGATTGGTGACTTCTGGGGAAATGTAAAATTCAATGCAAGTTTTGCAGCCATTGGCACCGGAGTTTTCTGGAAATATGTTCTGATGTTCCTGTTTGTGAATAGTCTTGAATCATTGCTTACTGTAAAAGCGATTGACGGACTAGATCCTTACAAGCGTCAATCAGATTACAATAAAGATTTGCGTGCACTATCACTTGGTAACGGGATTTCCGGTTTGTTAGGCGGCTTACCGATGATCTCTGAAGTAGCCCGTAGCTCTGCAAATGTTAACTATGGTGGCAAGACGCGTTGGGCGAATTTCTTTCATGGATTATTCCTATTGGTTTCCATGATCGTACTGATACCGTTGATCGAAATGATTCCTACTGCTGCTTTGGCCGCGATGCTGATTGCCGTAGCTTATCGTCTGGCTTCACCAAAAGAATTTATCGGAACGTACAAAGTAGGCCCTGAGCAGTTTGTTATTTTTGTAGTAACAATTATTGTAACGGTAGGCGAAGATCTCCTCCTCGGTGTTGGCGCCGGTATTCTTACAAAGTTTCTCTTTCATATTATTAACGGTGCGCCTATCAAGGCTCTTTTCAAAGCCGATTATTCAGTAACCGAAAGCGAAAATTCTTACCTGATCAATGTAAAAGGTGTTGCAACTTTTTCAAACTTTCTTGGATTCAAAAAACTCTGGAGCACATTGAAGCCTGGCAAGAATATCATCTTCAATTTCGAACAGGCTAAACTGGTGGATCACTCATTTATGGATCAGCTTCACCATTTTGAAGATTCTTATCATTTGACAGGAGGACACGTATCATTAACTAATCTGGATCATTTAAATGCATTGTCCTCACATCCACTGGCAGCAAGAAAGGTAATGAAAGAAGCCGCTGACAAGATTGAGATTCGTTTATCACCGCGCCAGATTGCATTGCGGAAGTTTGCCAACGCAAATGAGTATGACTTCAACTCTCAGCATGTAAGAGTAGCTTCCAAATACAAAGATTTTCCTATTCAAGCCGGAAACAAAATCCGATTTGAGGAGAATGTTCTTTCGAAGTATGCTGATTTTGGAAAAGTAGAGATTGCTGACATGACTTTAATTCAGGGTGCAGGTCAGGCAGGATCAGAGACCCATGTTACGGTAGTACATATTTCAGAAACAGATCTTCCTATTCCTGATTTTGCTCTGGAACCAGAAAGCTTTGGAACTAAGTTTTCTGAGTTAATGGGTGGCAAGGATATCGACTTTGCAGAGTTTCCTGAGTTTTCAAGCAAATACTATCTGCGCGGCGAACCAGAATCAGGTGTTCGATCATTTTTCAGTGAGTCTGTAGTTCGCTTCCTTGAAAATCGTGAAGAGATCCACATTGAGTGCCATAAGCATAGATTATTGATCTACAAGAAACTTGATTTACTCGATACTCATGAAATAGATTTTCTTGAAAAATATGCTGAGGAGTTTGTACAGGTAATCAAACAGAGATTAGAGCAGCCTGTTGCGCTATAA
- the can gene encoding carbonate dehydratase gives MKTYEKLLLENKAWAAEQLERDPEYFLRLSKIQTPEFLWIGCSDSRVPANEITNTAPGEIFVHRNIANLVVNTDLNMLSVLQYAVEVLNVEHVIVCGHYGCGGIKAAMTNNDLGLINKWLRNIKDTYRFHQEELDNIEDMEARANRLTELSVEEQVMNLAKTTIIQHAWKKDKKPTLHGWVYGLSDGILHDVIKMDSKTQLIDPIYLYK, from the coding sequence ATGAAAACATACGAAAAATTACTTCTTGAAAATAAGGCATGGGCGGCCGAGCAGCTTGAACGGGATCCTGAGTATTTCTTACGACTCTCAAAAATCCAGACTCCGGAGTTTTTATGGATTGGATGTTCCGACAGTCGGGTACCAGCTAATGAAATCACAAATACGGCTCCGGGAGAAATTTTTGTTCATCGCAACATTGCCAATCTGGTGGTCAACACTGACTTGAACATGCTCAGCGTTTTACAGTATGCGGTTGAGGTTTTGAATGTTGAACACGTGATCGTGTGCGGGCATTATGGTTGCGGAGGTATTAAAGCTGCAATGACTAACAATGATCTGGGGCTGATCAATAAATGGCTTCGTAATATTAAGGACACCTACCGTTTCCATCAGGAGGAACTTGACAACATTGAGGATATGGAAGCACGTGCCAATCGCCTTACCGAATTAAGCGTGGAGGAGCAGGTGATGAATCTTGCCAAGACAACCATAATTCAGCATGCATGGAAGAAAGATAAGAAGCCAACCTTACATGGTTGGGTTTATGGATTGAGCGATGGTATCCTTCATGATGTTATTAAGATGGATTCAAAGACACAACTGATTGATCCTATTTATTTGTATAAATAA